In Crassostrea angulata isolate pt1a10 chromosome 6, ASM2561291v2, whole genome shotgun sequence, a genomic segment contains:
- the LOC128187563 gene encoding uncharacterized protein LOC128187563, which yields MLFSKNLKLIILETYISLYLKDAYVTAKPIRNNGRCPFNESEWKEAADKMFCQGSDSYHCFLTEDGVSVKESCIEKTLILNGQCPIFTDEGYLHWAPCNGTACPNSSYRSDEVYKYRVCFGNTDSPMIKDSELSDDIDNSNASTYAIVGVVSLAVVVAVILVIYFKSGLCNKHQEQDEDVENGVNVLKRLNILYVLGQLGNSVSTVGKRIADGCAKTHTFKVRYLNYLDLSADYEFSDNTVYFVDGWFGLWNDNPCERSLVKENLKSIIQEKNNNKNIKFVVGLRSEVKHSYQHFFEENGVKFAPSETIRRDTSSKQREQEIKKHLQRVQRKCHGTDCKCQALSVNKLLSIDYIGTHLTIRLVDLDHSLAAAMIDEKKGPVVAMTEHFESLKANDKDLFDCIFFLVLNGFYDEQNLKQEIAEQTSFSKEKMDNKKKIMEKYTKTICPKNIDTSISQTQLATMWSSKMNKEVIKTTTFMVFWHNFLYICAFHACYNSFPDKVMQYCNIDAILQLVRPVNHEPKSTFTVEADVNMISLFEKRIKGTNLESHVKDHPLLRYLEEKNIHYIFIQALSEQPSLRELCPRDIAIDPKYVWTYGSVCLQLSMDKHDWPHARERCQRHGGDLVQIRSADMQGSIIEKIRQSHSHIKTGFWIGASDQHHEGLWQWVSGDKTMTYDNWSPHQGPHQTGFLLIHGGSTEDCGLMKVGDNYMWHDYPCHSGIAFFYPYICQFGKSQSCSILCLCNALVSIFDHLFHSLIKLYLDIPKTTSSIKITAKTTLPITTKSTTVTKATTIKEMTTSTPKPTSWKTRRTSLNSTTSTRTTGTASTPPTSTRSTLQHSTILSILTSKSQVSGITAESSMLVSKTTLTANNRPITDEWEALITAKSPQDQRTTTNKEESPVDGVIIIG from the exons ATGCTATTTTCTAAGAATTTAAAACTCATTATACTGGAAAcctatatatcattatatctAAAAG ATGCATACGTGACAGCAAAGCCAATTAGAAACAATGGTAGATGCCCATTCAATGAGTCGGAATGGAAGGAGGCAGCTGATAAAATGTTTTGTCAGGGATCGGATTCATATCACTGTTTTTTAACTGAGGACGGAGTCTCCGTAAAGGAAAGTTGCATAGAGAAGACCTTGATTTTAAACG GGCAATGTCCTATTTTTACCGATGAGGGATATCTACACTGGGCGCCCTGTAATGGCACGGCTTGTCCCAACTCATCTTACAGAAGTGATGAAGTATACAAAT ATCGCGTCTGCTTTGGAAATACTGACAGTCCAATGATTAAGGATTCTGAACTGag CGATGATATCGATAATTCCAATGCCTCAACATACGCCATAGTTGGGGTTGTTTCCCTGGCGGTTGTAGTTGCAGTCATTCTAGTGATTTATTTCAAGTCTGGTCTGTGTAATAAACACCAAGAGCAAG atgaagatgttgaaaatggcGTCAACGTATTGAAAAGATTGAATATTCTATATGTACTTGGCCAGCTAGGAAATTCTGTTTCTACAGTAGGAAAGAGAATAGCAGATGGGTGTGCCAAGACGCATACATTTAAAGTTAGATACTTGAATTACTTGGATCTTTCTGCTGATTATGAGTTCTCTGATAACACCGTGTACTTTGTTGATGGCTGGTTCGGATTATGGAATGATAATCCATGTGAAAGATCTCTGGTTAAAGAAAATCTAAAGTCAATAATTCAGgagaagaataacaataaaaatataaagtttgttGTTGGTCTGCGATCTGAAGTAAAGCATTCATACCAACATTTCTTTGAAGAAAATGGAGTTAAGTTTGCTCCTTCTGAGACTATTCGACGAGATACATCGTCCAAACAAAGAGAACAAGAAATCAAAAAACACCTCCAGAGAGTACAAAGAAAATGTCATGGTACCGATTGTAAATGCCAAGCATTATCAGTAAACAAGCTTTTGTCGATTGACTATATTGGAACGCATCTTACAATTAGGCTAGTAGATCTAGACCATTCTTTAGCAGCCGCAATGATTGACGAAAAGAAAGGGCCAGTGGTCGCCATGACAGAGCATTTCGAGTCGTTAAAAGCTAACGACAAAGATTTATTtgactgtatttttttcttggttCTAAATGGATTTTATGATGAACAAAACTTAAAACAGGAAATAGCAGAACAAACCTccttttctaaagaaaaaatggataataagaaaaaaataatggagAAATACACAAAAACAATTTGCCCTAAAAATATAGATACTAGTATATCACAAACACAACTTGCTACCATGTGGTCATCTAAGATGAACAAGGAAGTGATAAAAACAACCACCTTTATGGTTTTCTGGCacaatttcctatatatttgTGCTTTCCATGCTTGCTACAACTCGTTCCCAGATAAGGTGATGCAGTATTGTAACATTGACGCCATATTGCAATTAGTCCGTCCAGTCAACCATGAGCCGAAGTCGACTTTTACGGTAGAAGCAGATGTTAATATGATATCTTTATTTGAGAAAAGAATAAAAGGGACTAACTTAGAAAGCCATGTGAAGGACCATCCTCTTCTGAGGTATCTAGAAGAAAAGAA TATACACTACATATTTATTCAAGCTTTGTCTGAACAACCAAGTCTAAGGGAGCTTTGTCCTAGAGATATTGCCATAGATCCTAAATATGTTTGGACTTATGGCTCAGTGTGTCTACAACTCTCCATGGACAAGCACGACTGGCCGCACGCGCGAGAGCGCTGCCAGCGCCACGGCGGGGACCTCGTGCAGATAAGAAGTGCGGACATGCAGGGCTCTATCATAGAGAAGATACGACAGTCACATAGTCACATCAAGACCGGGTTCTGGATTGGGGCCTCGGACCAGCACCATGAAGGACTCTGGCAATGGGTATCAG GTGATAAGACAATGACCTATGATAACTGGAGCCCGCATCAGGGTCCTCACCAGACAGGGTTTCTACTCATTCACGGAGGGAGTACAGAGGATTGTGGGTTAATGAAAGTCGGCGACAATTATATGTGGCACGACTATCCTTGTCACAGCGGCATAGCCTTCTTTTATCCTTATATTTGTCAGTTTGGTAAGTCACAATCTTGCAGTATTTTATGCTTATGTAATGCACTTGTTTCAATATTCGATCACTTGTTTCATTCTTTAATAAAACTTTACCTAGATATCCCCAAAACTACCTCCTCAATAAAAATAACAGCAAAAACAACGTTACCCATAACAACGAAATCAACGACAGTAACTAAAGCAACAACAATTAAAGAAATGACTACCTCAACCCCGAAACCAACATCATGGAAAACCAGACGCACCTCATTAAACTCAACTACGTCAACAAGAACTACTGGCACTGCATCAACACCACCAACATCAACTAGATCAACACTACAACATTCCACAATACTCTCCATACTCACGTCAAAGTCTCAGGTATCCGGGATTACCGCGGAGAGCAGTATGTTAGTGAGCAAGACAACACTAACAGCTAACAACAGACCCATTACAGATGAGTGGGAGGCTCTAATTACAGCAAAAAGTCCACAAGACCAGAGGACAACGACAAATAAAGAAGAAAGCCCTGTAGACGGCGTTATAATCATAGGCTGA